One genomic window of Comamonas serinivorans includes the following:
- a CDS encoding TonB-dependent receptor, whose product MKASLLRSGARPARHPIALAVLSLCCLPALAQQAGAAGSGGTLPSVEVSATLEANELPGVAPGGQAAKGARLGVLGNVPIVDAPVSVNAYTRQLIQDTVSYTLADVLESDPSVRFTTNNGHMLENFTIRGLDVSAMDIATNGLYGIAPANHVPVEMLERVEVLRGPSALLSGMAPAEAVGGTINLVTKRAGAKPLTELTTSFASDAYAQVHADVSRRFGADQRLGLRVNGVYGDGKSGAEDEKQRRQLGALALDWQGDKARLWLDVYSNRDSIRNGSPGMFNFARSLGYLLAPPKGDVNMFRDTQGIYKNTGAMVRGEVDFNDQWQGYAAVGGSEGRGDGLMFGTRTIVTGADGASQGFVYNVSTKSRRLALDVGAIGKFSTGAVQHRLQVAYNLVRYKEGTANRANTGYAQNIYNPVTPVFPAAPAEPAYNVDDKLQSFVVADTMTAWDERAHLMLGARLQKVQQLGGYSAQRISPSLGVVVKPWGDTVSLFGNYMEGLQAGQTVGVGYANEGETFKPTRTKQLEVGVKLQQGALTHTLSAFQIKRATLIDVNNTLTEGGMQRLRGLEWNVFGQVLPQLSLLGGVAHNRAKQLNTGLDSFAVPDWTANLGLQWSTPVPGLAVGGRVVYTGAQWSDSGNKVRVPSWHRFDLNAKYETRVGSVPLRLNAAIDNVTNKRYWTGVFSDGFVMPGAPRTFKLAATVSF is encoded by the coding sequence ATGAAAGCTTCGCTGTTGCGTTCCGGCGCCCGCCCCGCGCGCCACCCCATTGCCCTGGCTGTGCTCAGCCTGTGCTGCCTGCCGGCCCTGGCCCAGCAGGCCGGCGCAGCCGGCAGCGGCGGCACCCTGCCGTCGGTGGAGGTGAGCGCCACGCTGGAGGCCAACGAGCTGCCGGGCGTGGCGCCCGGGGGCCAGGCGGCCAAGGGGGCGCGCCTGGGCGTGCTGGGCAACGTGCCCATCGTGGATGCGCCCGTGAGCGTGAACGCCTACACCCGCCAGCTCATCCAGGACACGGTGAGCTACACCCTGGCCGACGTGCTGGAAAGCGACCCCTCGGTGCGCTTCACCACCAACAACGGCCACATGCTGGAGAACTTCACCATCCGCGGCCTCGACGTCTCGGCCATGGACATCGCGACCAACGGCCTGTATGGCATTGCCCCGGCCAACCACGTGCCGGTCGAGATGCTCGAACGCGTCGAGGTGCTGCGCGGCCCCAGCGCGCTGCTGTCGGGCATGGCGCCGGCCGAGGCCGTGGGCGGCACCATCAACCTGGTGACCAAGCGCGCCGGCGCCAAGCCGCTGACCGAGCTGACGACCTCGTTCGCCAGCGATGCGTACGCACAGGTGCATGCCGACGTGAGCCGCCGCTTCGGGGCCGACCAGCGCCTGGGGCTGCGCGTGAACGGCGTCTATGGCGACGGCAAGTCCGGCGCCGAGGACGAAAAGCAGCGCCGCCAGCTGGGCGCCCTGGCCCTGGACTGGCAGGGCGACAAGGCCCGCCTGTGGCTGGACGTGTACAGCAACCGCGACAGCATCCGCAACGGCAGCCCCGGCATGTTCAACTTCGCGCGCAGCCTGGGCTACCTGCTGGCGCCGCCCAAGGGCGATGTGAACATGTTCCGCGACACGCAGGGCATCTACAAGAACACCGGCGCCATGGTGCGGGGCGAGGTCGACTTCAACGACCAGTGGCAGGGCTATGCGGCCGTCGGCGGCTCCGAGGGCCGCGGCGACGGCCTGATGTTCGGCACGCGCACCATCGTCACGGGGGCAGACGGCGCCTCGCAGGGTTTTGTCTACAACGTCAGCACCAAGTCGCGCCGCCTGGCCCTGGACGTGGGCGCCATCGGCAAGTTCAGCACCGGGGCCGTCCAACACCGCCTGCAGGTGGCCTACAACCTGGTGCGCTACAAGGAAGGCACGGCCAACCGTGCCAACACCGGTTACGCGCAGAACATCTACAACCCCGTCACGCCCGTGTTCCCGGCGGCGCCGGCCGAGCCCGCCTACAACGTGGACGACAAGCTGCAGTCCTTCGTCGTGGCCGACACCATGACCGCGTGGGACGAGCGCGCCCACCTCATGCTGGGTGCGCGCCTGCAGAAGGTGCAGCAGCTGGGCGGCTACAGCGCGCAGCGCATCTCGCCGTCGCTGGGGGTGGTGGTCAAACCCTGGGGTGACACCGTGTCGCTGTTCGGCAACTACATGGAAGGCCTGCAGGCCGGCCAGACCGTGGGCGTGGGCTACGCCAACGAGGGCGAAACCTTCAAACCCACGCGCACCAAGCAGCTGGAGGTCGGCGTCAAGCTGCAGCAGGGCGCGCTCACGCACACCCTCAGCGCGTTCCAGATCAAGCGCGCCACCCTGATCGACGTGAACAACACGCTGACCGAAGGCGGCATGCAGCGCCTGCGCGGCCTGGAGTGGAACGTGTTCGGCCAGGTCCTGCCGCAGCTGTCGCTGCTGGGCGGCGTGGCCCACAACCGGGCCAAGCAGCTCAACACCGGGCTGGACTCGTTCGCCGTGCCGGACTGGACGGCCAACCTCGGCCTGCAGTGGTCCACGCCGGTGCCCGGCCTGGCCGTGGGCGGGCGCGTGGTCTACACCGGTGCGCAGTGGTCCGATTCGGGCAACAAGGTGCGCGTGCCGTCGTGGCACCGGTTTGACCTGAACGCCAAGTACGAGACCCGCGTGGGCAGCGTGCCGCTGCGCCTGAACGCAGCCATCGACAACGTGACCAACAAGCGCTACTGGACGGGCGTGTTCTCGGATGGCTTCGTCATGCCGGGCGCACCGCGCACCTTCAAACTGGCCGCCACGGTGTCGTTCTGA
- a CDS encoding DUF3025 domain-containing protein, producing MHPRNVAEQLNAVAQRHPEPPPVRFVPQAALPAGEAYEAFIARTGCVPTRDNWHDLLNGLVWLRLPRTKQRLNRLQMAEIARDGVGARRGPVRDACTVFDENAALLHAPDALWLALLERRWADLFGPLRPLWAHSRLLVFGHAALEKLLTPYKSITVHVWRVPQPFDPAGDLRELDAWLAQDLRPATLTAPPWRPPVRSADGLGPNGPSQATHALAGGPNGLATALTTALPIGEPIGVPTGVPIGSLHDAPHALPTSSHPTTGTRLGQPGDLQHGEPRSKPHGQPVGKPFAPLPILGVPGWWAGNREPGFYDDATVFRPARR from the coding sequence GTGCACCCCCGCAACGTGGCCGAGCAGCTCAACGCGGTGGCGCAGCGGCACCCCGAGCCGCCGCCCGTGCGCTTCGTGCCGCAAGCAGCGCTGCCCGCGGGCGAAGCCTACGAAGCCTTCATCGCCCGCACCGGCTGCGTGCCCACGCGCGACAACTGGCACGACCTGCTCAACGGCCTGGTCTGGCTGCGCCTGCCGCGCACCAAACAGCGGCTCAACCGCCTGCAGATGGCCGAGATCGCCCGCGACGGCGTCGGCGCGCGCCGTGGCCCCGTGCGCGACGCCTGCACCGTGTTCGACGAGAACGCTGCGCTGCTGCACGCGCCCGACGCGCTGTGGCTGGCCCTGCTCGAGCGCCGCTGGGCCGACCTGTTCGGCCCCTTGCGGCCGCTGTGGGCGCACAGCCGGCTGCTGGTGTTCGGCCACGCCGCGCTCGAAAAGCTGCTGACGCCCTACAAGTCCATCACCGTGCACGTCTGGCGTGTGCCGCAACCCTTCGACCCCGCGGGCGACCTGCGCGAGCTGGACGCCTGGCTGGCGCAGGACCTGCGGCCCGCCACGCTGACCGCCCCGCCCTGGCGCCCGCCGGTGCGTTCCGCCGACGGGCTGGGCCCCAATGGGCCAAGCCAAGCCACGCATGCGCTGGCTGGCGGGCCGAACGGCTTGGCGACTGCCTTGACGACCGCCTTGCCGATTGGCGAGCCGATTGGCGTGCCGACTGGCGTGCCGATTGGCTCGCTGCACGATGCGCCGCACGCGCTACCCACGTCTTCGCACCCGACGACCGGCACGCGGCTCGGGCAACCAGGCGATCTCCAGCACGGCGAGCCTCGCAGCAAGCCCCATGGCCAGCCCGTCGGCAAACCCTTTGCCCCGCTGCCGATACTGGGCGTGCCGGGCTGGTGGGCCGGCAACCGCGAGCCGGGCTTCTACGACGACGCCACGGTGTTCCGCCCCGCTCGGCGTTGA
- a CDS encoding oxygenase MpaB family protein translates to MTVAARAPASTPFPTSSEALMARLVHQREQVPLLYGTLPLDTWPERYTEDMAQPSVLMPAFAHRRETLLRNRELVERIRTYTFMGDVVADAYACLIPSLGFRKLVDMLALACDRGVEAVPDAPPELHAFVREMEGVPDWVDMDLVAQGARASRNSMAHIAPLVIRGAFFGTFTNQYTALPMALTGALSNETSGRRVLETATFFTLSTLPGALDRHGAGFKAAAQVRLMHAMVRFHALTKPGLWNTQVYGIPIPQVDQMPAGLISAYLVAQRALQRPGQQFTPDERAQVELARYRCHLLGLPAELLPDTPQALVDVLQTRHATLRAGFDDATCGALIRSTMAADLGRDPGWAGGVRARCEPSVARLFFVRNFMGGDFARAERIGVTVSRRDKLRAAVGMGLGVLTMAPYALAQRVPGVRAAADRRLVRKLGTLLQRYGHADFTTDAAHYRPGATAAAQRS, encoded by the coding sequence ATGACCGTTGCAGCCCGCGCGCCCGCGTCCACCCCATTTCCCACCAGCAGCGAGGCGCTCATGGCCCGCCTCGTCCACCAGCGCGAGCAGGTGCCGCTGCTGTATGGCACCTTGCCCCTGGACACCTGGCCCGAGCGCTACACCGAGGACATGGCTCAGCCTTCGGTCTTGATGCCGGCCTTTGCCCATCGGCGTGAAACCCTGCTGCGCAACCGCGAGCTGGTCGAACGCATCCGCACCTACACCTTCATGGGGGATGTGGTGGCCGATGCCTATGCGTGCCTGATCCCGTCGCTGGGCTTTCGCAAGCTGGTGGACATGCTGGCGCTGGCCTGTGATCGCGGTGTCGAGGCCGTGCCCGATGCACCGCCAGAACTCCATGCCTTCGTGCGCGAGATGGAGGGGGTGCCCGACTGGGTGGACATGGACCTGGTGGCGCAAGGCGCGCGCGCCTCGCGCAACAGCATGGCCCACATCGCGCCCCTGGTCATCCGCGGTGCGTTCTTCGGCACCTTCACCAACCAATACACGGCCTTGCCCATGGCGCTGACGGGGGCCTTGTCCAACGAGACCTCGGGACGCCGGGTGCTGGAAACCGCCACCTTCTTCACGCTGTCCACCCTGCCCGGGGCGCTCGATCGCCACGGCGCCGGCTTCAAGGCGGCGGCGCAGGTGCGGCTCATGCACGCCATGGTGCGTTTTCATGCCTTGACCAAGCCCGGCCTGTGGAACACCCAGGTCTATGGCATCCCCATCCCGCAGGTCGATCAGATGCCGGCCGGCTTGATTTCAGCCTACCTGGTGGCGCAGCGGGCGCTGCAGCGTCCGGGTCAACAGTTCACGCCCGATGAGCGCGCCCAGGTCGAACTGGCGCGCTACCGCTGCCACCTGCTGGGCCTGCCGGCCGAGCTGTTGCCCGACACGCCGCAGGCCCTCGTCGACGTGCTGCAGACGCGGCACGCCACCTTGCGCGCGGGCTTTGACGACGCCACCTGCGGCGCGCTCATCCGCTCCACCATGGCGGCCGACCTGGGGCGCGACCCGGGTTGGGCCGGCGGGGTGCGCGCGCGCTGCGAACCGAGCGTGGCCCGCTTGTTCTTCGTGCGCAACTTCATGGGCGGAGATTTCGCGCGTGCCGAACGCATTGGGGTCACGGTGAGCCGGCGCGACAAACTGCGTGCGGCCGTGGGCATGGGCCTGGGGGTGTTGACCATGGCCCCGTACGCGCTGGCCCAGCGCGTGCCCGGCGTGCGGGCTGCGGCCGACCGCCGCCTGGTGCGCAAGCTGGGCACGCTGCTGCAGCGCTACGGCCATGCCGATTTCACGACCGATGCCGCCCACTACCGGCCCGGGGCAACGGCTGCCGCTCAGCGTTCTTGA
- a CDS encoding CerR family C-terminal domain-containing protein, which translates to MVTAPTSSHREPSPARAKLKTEGYAKGDAARQRVLDAALLAFGQAGFKGATTRQIAEQAGVQLPAIAYYFGNKDGLYLACAHEVIARYRARVGQAAEHALALLQPPRPTDTPSPRSAQQAYDALSQLIHALVGLLVGSSESQRWTAFIAREMGSPGPAYQLLYRDLWAPGVDLVTRLIARVQGPADDTPAALAQARVQAVLLISSLVRFQSGRELALQLLQWPRIGPDECATIAAVLLAPLQPAQR; encoded by the coding sequence GTGGTCACAGCGCCGACCTCCTCCCACCGAGAACCCTCACCCGCCCGCGCCAAGCTCAAAACCGAGGGCTATGCCAAGGGCGACGCCGCGCGCCAACGCGTGCTCGATGCCGCCCTGTTGGCGTTCGGCCAAGCCGGCTTCAAGGGCGCAACCACGCGCCAGATTGCCGAGCAGGCCGGCGTGCAGCTGCCCGCCATCGCGTACTACTTCGGCAACAAGGACGGCCTGTACCTGGCCTGCGCGCACGAGGTGATCGCGCGCTACCGCGCCCGCGTGGGCCAGGCGGCCGAACACGCGCTGGCGCTGCTGCAGCCACCCCGCCCAACCGACACGCCATCGCCACGGTCGGCCCAGCAGGCCTACGACGCGCTCTCGCAACTCATCCACGCCCTGGTCGGGTTGCTCGTCGGCTCCAGCGAATCGCAGCGCTGGACCGCCTTCATCGCCCGCGAAATGGGCTCGCCCGGCCCGGCCTACCAGCTGCTGTACCGCGACCTGTGGGCACCGGGCGTGGACCTGGTGACGCGCCTGATCGCCCGCGTCCAGGGACCGGCCGACGACACCCCCGCCGCCCTGGCGCAGGCCCGTGTGCAGGCGGTGCTGCTCATCTCCAGCCTGGTGCGCTTCCAGTCGGGGCGCGAGCTGGCGCTGCAGCTGCTGCAGTGGCCGCGCATCGGCCCCGACGAATGCGCCACCATCGCCGCCGTGTTGCTGGCCCCGCTGCAACCCGCCCAGCGCTGA
- a CDS encoding alpha/beta hydrolase: MPTGTFTATSAVPPAFRAHAEQAAAVHYLTLDSAVLGQSRSVAVSLPASYGREPGLRYPVLVLLDGPQQLAHTESLVRFLARGEVIPELLVVAVAPIDRSRELTPARVTDAPRGPGPQTATPVVGPQATHAAQTGGADDFLAFIEHELLPALDRSYRTTAWRALFGHPTAGCSVCMR; this comes from the coding sequence GTGCCCACGGGGACATTCACCGCCACGTCGGCGGTGCCGCCTGCGTTTCGCGCCCATGCCGAGCAGGCAGCGGCCGTGCACTACCTCACCCTGGACAGCGCCGTGCTGGGGCAGTCGCGCAGCGTGGCCGTCAGCCTGCCGGCGAGCTACGGCCGCGAGCCTGGCCTGCGCTACCCGGTGCTGGTGCTGCTCGACGGGCCACAGCAGCTGGCGCACACCGAAAGCCTGGTGCGCTTTCTGGCGCGCGGCGAGGTGATCCCCGAGCTTCTCGTCGTCGCCGTCGCGCCCATAGACCGCAGCCGCGAGCTGACGCCGGCGCGCGTGACGGACGCGCCGCGCGGCCCCGGCCCCCAAACCGCGACGCCGGTGGTTGGCCCCCAGGCCACCCATGCGGCCCAGACCGGCGGTGCCGACGACTTCCTCGCGTTCATCGAGCACGAGCTGCTGCCCGCGCTGGACCGCAGCTACCGCACCACGGCCTGGCGCGCCTTGTTCGGCCACCCTACGGCGGGTTGTTCGGTTTGCATGCGCTGA
- a CDS encoding NAD(P)/FAD-dependent oxidoreductase: protein MIRIAELRLPLSAAEAPESALRALAAQKLGLPPDDLAQLTVFKRSFDARKAELLAVYIVDLSLSRPEDEAPLLARFGQDPHVQPTPDMTWHAPVQGPLAGQDARPRPVVIGFGPCGMFAALVLAQMGLKPIVLERGKTVRQRTKDTWGLWRKRELTPESNVQFGEGGAGTFSDGKLYSQIRDPRHLGRKVMREFVQAGAPDEILYVAHPHIGTFKLVKVVENIREQIKALGGEVRFEQRVTDIVVESGPQGRHLRGLQVLDQATGQSQTLRCDHAVFALGHSSRDTFAMLYTHGVTLHAKPFSIGFRVEHPQGLIDRARWGRHAGHPLLGAADYKLVHHASNGRAVYSFCMCPGGTVVAATSEPGRVVTNGMSQYSRNERNANAGIVVGITPEDYPRSPLEFERELGHTHGVEALAADAHHPLAGIVLQRQLETRAYELGGRDYSAPGQLVGDFVAGRPSREFGEVQPSYKPGVTLGDLHPSLPAYAIEAMREAFPAFGKKIKGFDRSDAVLTGVETRTSSPVQFARDEAFQSPGVRGLFPAGEGAGYAGGILSAGVDGIKVGEAVALAMQAQS, encoded by the coding sequence ATGATCCGAATCGCTGAATTGCGCCTGCCGCTGTCCGCGGCCGAGGCGCCCGAATCCGCCCTGCGCGCCCTCGCGGCCCAGAAGCTGGGCCTGCCGCCCGATGACTTGGCCCAGCTCACCGTGTTCAAGCGCAGCTTCGACGCGCGCAAGGCCGAGCTGCTGGCCGTCTACATCGTCGACCTGAGCCTCAGCCGGCCCGAGGACGAGGCGCCGCTGCTGGCCCGCTTCGGCCAGGACCCGCACGTGCAGCCCACACCCGACATGACCTGGCACGCGCCCGTGCAGGGCCCGCTGGCCGGGCAGGACGCGCGGCCGCGCCCCGTCGTCATCGGCTTTGGGCCCTGCGGCATGTTTGCGGCCCTGGTGCTCGCGCAGATGGGCCTCAAGCCCATCGTGCTGGAACGCGGCAAGACCGTGCGCCAACGCACCAAAGACACCTGGGGCCTGTGGCGCAAGCGCGAGCTGACGCCCGAAAGCAACGTGCAGTTTGGGGAGGGCGGCGCTGGCACGTTCTCGGATGGCAAGCTGTACTCCCAGATTCGCGACCCGCGCCACCTGGGCCGCAAGGTGATGCGCGAATTCGTGCAGGCCGGCGCGCCCGACGAAATCCTCTACGTCGCCCACCCGCACATCGGCACCTTCAAGCTGGTCAAGGTGGTCGAAAACATCCGCGAACAGATCAAGGCCCTGGGCGGCGAGGTGCGCTTCGAGCAGCGCGTGACCGACATCGTGGTGGAGAGCGGTCCGCAGGGCCGGCATTTGCGCGGCCTGCAGGTGCTGGACCAGGCCACGGGCCAGAGCCAGACGCTGCGCTGCGACCACGCGGTGTTCGCGCTGGGCCACAGCTCGCGCGACACCTTCGCCATGCTGTACACGCACGGCGTGACCCTGCACGCCAAGCCATTCTCGATCGGCTTCCGGGTCGAGCACCCGCAAGGCCTGATCGACCGCGCCCGCTGGGGCCGGCACGCCGGCCATCCGCTGCTCGGTGCGGCCGACTACAAGCTGGTGCACCACGCCAGCAACGGCCGCGCCGTCTACAGCTTCTGCATGTGCCCGGGCGGCACCGTGGTGGCCGCCACCAGCGAGCCCGGCCGCGTGGTCACCAACGGCATGAGCCAGTACTCGCGCAACGAGCGCAACGCCAACGCCGGCATCGTGGTGGGCATCACACCTGAGGACTATCCCCGCTCGCCGTTGGAATTTGAACGGGAACTGGGCCATACCCATGGTGTCGAGGCCTTGGCCGCCGACGCGCACCACCCGCTGGCGGGCATCGTGCTGCAGCGCCAGCTCGAGACCCGCGCCTACGAGCTGGGCGGGCGCGACTACTCGGCGCCGGGCCAGCTGGTGGGCGACTTCGTCGCCGGCCGGCCCTCGCGCGAGTTCGGCGAGGTGCAGCCCTCGTACAAGCCCGGCGTCACGCTGGGTGACCTGCACCCCAGCCTGCCGGCCTACGCCATCGAGGCCATGCGCGAAGCCTTTCCGGCCTTCGGCAAGAAGATCAAAGGCTTTGACCGCAGCGACGCCGTGTTGACGGGCGTGGAGACGCGCACCTCGTCGCCCGTGCAGTTCGCGCGCGACGAGGCCTTCCAGAGCCCCGGCGTGCGCGGCCTGTTCCCGGCCGGCGAAGGCGCGGGCTACGCGGGCGGCATCCTGTCGGCCGGCGTGGACGGCATCAAGGTCGGCGAAGCCGTCGCGCTGGCCATGCAGGCGCAAAGCTGA